The segment gacaatatatagcagttaaaagtctctcaATCTCTCTGAAACGCTTAATAGGTTctcttgttgctgttttaaaatgtctttctttccatattgcagcatgagcatataaagtcaaataagcatacttagaatcagGGTAGATATTTACttgctgccctttgcttaactctagagcttgggtcagagccacaagctccgctaactgagcactggttccctggaggagagattttgcttctaaaacctgttcagccATCACCAGGGCGTAACCTGCTTTACAATT is part of the Bos indicus isolate NIAB-ARS_2022 breed Sahiwal x Tharparkar chromosome 11, NIAB-ARS_B.indTharparkar_mat_pri_1.0, whole genome shotgun sequence genome and harbors:
- the LOC139185698 gene encoding ribonuclease H-like; the protein is MDTPLDNPDMEIFTDGSSFGRVGNCKAGYALVMAEQVLEAKSLLQGTSAQLAELVALTQALELSKGQQVNIYPDSKYAYLTLYAHAAIWKERHFKTATREPIKRFREIERLLTAIYCPKEVAVMHCKGHSRDGSKEPRVISWLTVKPEKQHFRKPLHCRRL